One genomic segment of Heliomicrobium undosum includes these proteins:
- the murC gene encoding UDP-N-acetylmuramate--L-alanine ligase, whose product MLAKGTWLHFIGVGGTGMSGLARVMLQQGYKVSGSDLADTAVTQRLVSQGAKVFQGHREEHLQPGVDVVVVSTAVKADNPELRLARERNLTIWHRADLLAWLMEQKKGIAVAGAHGKTTTSAMIGLMLEQCGLDPAIIVGGEIREIEGNAKWGQGDFMAAEADESDRSFLKLSPWMAVITNIEADHLDHYQSFEAIVEAFYQFTERVSGDGILLLCADDPLLQEMAERVTTRRVVTYGMKARADYRVVDLICTPEGSQADIFRGEERLGRLLLSVPGEHNISNALAAVACADLIGVPFAAAAAALSRFGGVGRRFQRMGEAKGISVVDDYAHHPTEVKATLAAARQTQPGRLVAVFQPHRYTRTRDLYREFGEAFDAADVVVLNEIYPAGEAPIPGVSSGLIMDVYENRCGRKAVYAADKEELLRRLQDLVKPGDLVLTMGAGNIWMAGRQLLEALEARQSEQG is encoded by the coding sequence GTGTTGGCGAAGGGAACATGGTTGCATTTCATCGGCGTCGGCGGAACGGGCATGAGCGGCCTGGCCAGGGTGATGCTTCAACAGGGCTATAAGGTGAGCGGTTCTGATCTGGCCGATACAGCCGTCACACAGCGGCTTGTCAGCCAGGGCGCCAAGGTTTTTCAGGGACACCGGGAGGAGCACCTCCAACCGGGCGTCGATGTGGTCGTTGTGTCGACGGCGGTCAAAGCTGACAACCCGGAACTGCGCCTGGCAAGGGAGCGGAATCTGACGATCTGGCACAGGGCGGACCTGCTCGCCTGGTTGATGGAGCAAAAAAAGGGGATCGCCGTCGCTGGCGCCCACGGCAAAACGACGACGAGCGCCATGATCGGGCTGATGTTGGAACAGTGCGGTCTCGATCCAGCCATCATCGTCGGGGGAGAGATCCGGGAGATCGAGGGCAATGCCAAATGGGGTCAGGGCGATTTCATGGCCGCTGAGGCCGATGAGAGCGACCGTTCCTTCCTCAAGCTTTCCCCGTGGATGGCGGTGATCACCAACATTGAGGCGGACCATCTGGACCACTATCAATCCTTTGAGGCGATTGTGGAAGCTTTCTACCAGTTTACGGAGCGGGTGTCCGGCGACGGCATCCTGCTGCTCTGCGCCGATGACCCCCTCTTGCAGGAAATGGCGGAGAGGGTGACCACTCGCCGGGTGGTCACGTATGGTATGAAAGCAAGGGCCGATTATCGGGTTGTCGATCTGATTTGCACACCCGAAGGTTCGCAGGCGGACATCTTCCGCGGCGAAGAGCGGTTGGGCCGGCTTTTGCTTTCCGTTCCTGGGGAACACAACATCAGCAACGCCTTGGCGGCGGTGGCTTGCGCCGATCTGATCGGGGTTCCCTTTGCAGCCGCAGCCGCTGCTCTATCCCGTTTCGGGGGTGTTGGACGACGGTTCCAACGGATGGGGGAAGCCAAGGGTATTTCTGTCGTCGACGACTATGCCCACCATCCCACCGAGGTAAAGGCTACGCTGGCGGCGGCAAGGCAGACGCAACCGGGGCGGCTCGTCGCTGTTTTCCAGCCCCACCGGTATACACGCACGCGCGATCTCTACCGCGAGTTCGGCGAGGCTTTTGACGCCGCCGATGTAGTCGTCCTCAACGAGATCTATCCGGCCGGAGAAGCGCCCATTCCCGGTGTCTCATCTGGACTGATCATGGATGTCTATGAAAACCGATGCGGGCGCAAAGCCGTTTACGCGGCCGACAAGGAGGAACTCCTTCGCCGTCTGCAGGATCTTGTCAAGCCGGGTGATCTTGTGTTGACCATGGGGGCGGGCAACATCTGGATGGCCGGGCGTCAACTCCTAGAGGCACTGGAAGCCCGGCAGAGCGAGCAGGGGTAG
- the murB gene encoding UDP-N-acetylmuramate dehydrogenase: protein MGNRQGALTDMTQITRDFRGQWMQKEPMSRHTTWKIGGPADLFAMPADEADLAGLIRGCREREIPWMVVGSGSNLLVADNGIRGVVIHLGRAFSDRRLDDCRLTAGGGCALSGLARLAVKAGLQGLEFACGIPASLGGAVAMNAGAHGGSMENIVRWADVIDDEGRIRRYQGEEMDFAYRHSRLQGEKAIVVRVGMELRWGDQEALERWMEEKLTLRRKSQPLDFPNAGSVFLNPPGSLSAGRLIDEAGMKGFAIGGAQVSERHANFIVNRGGATAADVLALIDTVRARVLATCGIELKSEVRVIGDSGGQVDGWGTEDSHQRG from the coding sequence ATGGGGAACAGACAGGGCGCTTTGACCGATATGACGCAAATCACCAGAGACTTTCGCGGTCAATGGATGCAAAAGGAACCCATGTCCCGCCATACGACCTGGAAGATCGGCGGTCCGGCCGACCTGTTTGCCATGCCCGCCGATGAAGCCGATCTGGCCGGGTTGATCCGTGGTTGCCGCGAAAGGGAGATCCCATGGATGGTTGTGGGGAGCGGTTCCAACCTGCTCGTCGCCGACAATGGGATCCGGGGTGTTGTCATTCACCTGGGTCGCGCTTTTTCTGACAGACGTTTGGACGATTGCCGGTTGACGGCGGGGGGCGGCTGCGCGCTGTCTGGGCTGGCCCGGCTTGCCGTCAAAGCGGGTTTGCAGGGGTTGGAGTTTGCCTGCGGCATCCCGGCCTCTCTCGGCGGCGCTGTGGCGATGAACGCCGGCGCTCACGGCGGATCGATGGAGAACATCGTCCGGTGGGCCGACGTGATCGACGATGAGGGCCGGATTCGCCGGTATCAGGGGGAGGAAATGGACTTTGCCTACCGCCATTCCCGCCTGCAAGGGGAAAAGGCCATCGTGGTTCGCGTGGGAATGGAACTGCGATGGGGAGACCAGGAAGCCTTGGAGCGATGGATGGAGGAAAAGCTCACGCTGCGGAGGAAGTCGCAACCGCTCGACTTCCCCAATGCCGGCAGCGTCTTTCTCAATCCTCCCGGCAGCCTTTCGGCGGGCCGGTTGATCGATGAGGCCGGCATGAAGGGTTTCGCCATCGGAGGAGCTCAGGTGTCGGAGCGGCACGCCAATTTTATCGTCAATCGAGGGGGAGCGACGGCAGCCGATGTGCTCGCCCTGATCGATACCGTTCGTGCGAGAGTACTGGCAACCTGCGGCATCGAACTGAAATCAGAAGTTCGTGTCATCGGAGATTCGGGGGGGCAGGTTGATGGTTGGGGAACCGAGGATTCGCATCAAAGGGGGTAA
- the murA gene encoding UDP-N-acetylglucosamine 1-carboxyvinyltransferase, with protein MVGEPRIRIKGGKPLFGEVAISGAKNAVLPILAASLMSTGECRIKDVPRLTDVQMMIEVLITLGAQVSWEGESLIVDASAVEIREVSADLMRRMRASNLVLGPLLSRFRKVRISHPGGCSIGSRPMDLHLKGLQKMGARYQERHGFFEVETERLQGTEIHLDFPSVGATENLMMAASLAEGTTIIRNAAKEPEIVDLQNFLNAMGARVRGAGLDIIRIDGVERLGGCAHQLIPDRIEAGTFMVAATITGGDVTLTNVIPEHLEPVTAKLRETGAQVIEEDDRIRVIAPRRCQAVDIKTLPYPGFPTDMQAQMMALMAVSEGTSVISETIFENRFKHVDELRRMGANIRLEGRVGIVKGVPGLSGAVVECTDLRAGAALVLAGLAAENGTTVEKIFHVDRGYDRLVEKLSGLGARITREEG; from the coding sequence ATGGTTGGGGAACCGAGGATTCGCATCAAAGGGGGTAAGCCGCTTTTCGGAGAGGTGGCGATCAGCGGGGCAAAAAACGCTGTGCTGCCCATCCTGGCGGCTTCATTAATGTCGACGGGGGAGTGCCGGATCAAGGACGTGCCCCGGTTGACCGATGTGCAGATGATGATCGAGGTCCTAATCACGCTAGGCGCCCAGGTGTCCTGGGAAGGCGAAAGCCTGATCGTCGACGCGTCAGCAGTCGAGATTCGCGAGGTGTCCGCCGACCTGATGCGGCGCATGCGGGCCTCCAACCTCGTTCTGGGCCCGTTGCTCAGCCGTTTTCGAAAAGTGCGGATTTCTCATCCCGGCGGCTGTTCCATCGGCAGTCGCCCCATGGATCTGCACCTGAAAGGGTTGCAGAAGATGGGCGCCCGCTATCAGGAACGGCACGGGTTTTTTGAGGTGGAGACGGAACGGTTGCAGGGAACGGAGATCCATCTTGACTTTCCCAGTGTCGGCGCCACAGAGAACCTGATGATGGCTGCGTCCCTTGCAGAAGGGACGACGATCATCCGCAACGCGGCCAAAGAACCGGAGATCGTGGACCTGCAGAATTTCCTCAACGCCATGGGCGCCAGGGTCCGCGGCGCCGGTTTGGATATCATCCGCATCGACGGCGTGGAGCGCCTGGGTGGATGCGCGCACCAACTCATTCCCGACCGCATTGAGGCCGGAACCTTTATGGTGGCCGCCACCATCACCGGCGGCGATGTGACATTGACGAATGTGATCCCTGAGCATCTCGAACCAGTGACAGCGAAACTGCGGGAGACGGGCGCCCAGGTGATCGAGGAGGATGACCGGATCCGCGTCATCGCGCCCCGCCGCTGCCAGGCGGTAGACATCAAGACGTTGCCTTATCCCGGCTTTCCAACTGACATGCAGGCCCAGATGATGGCCCTGATGGCCGTCAGCGAGGGGACTTCGGTCATCTCGGAGACCATCTTTGAAAACCGCTTCAAGCATGTGGACGAATTGCGCCGCATGGGGGCGAATATCCGTCTCGAAGGGCGTGTGGGCATCGTCAAGGGTGTTCCCGGCCTGAGCGGCGCTGTCGTGGAATGCACCGATCTGCGGGCTGGGGCCGCTCTGGTCCTGGCCGGTCTCGCCGCCGAAAACGGGACAACGGTGGAAAAGATCTTTCACGTCGACCGGGGATACGATCGGTTGGTGGAGAAACTGTCGGGCCTGGGCGCAAGGATCACGCGGGAAGAGGGTTGA